In Nostoc sp. UHCC 0926, a single genomic region encodes these proteins:
- a CDS encoding EF-hand domain-containing protein has translation MTTEQELQTLFNTLDSDQDGKISINDLFLSPGLSAIISSETNTTSPQELLVNYDSDKDGSITFEELKEAVEQANSLN, from the coding sequence ATGACAACCGAACAAGAGCTTCAAACTCTTTTTAATACCTTAGATAGCGATCAAGACGGCAAAATCTCCATTAATGATCTTTTTTTAAGTCCTGGTTTAAGTGCAATCATCTCATCAGAAACAAATACCACTAGTCCCCAGGAATTACTAGTAAATTATGATTCAGACAAAGACGGTAGTATTACCTTTGAAGAGTTAAAGGAAGCAGTTGAGCAAGCAAATAGTTTAAACTAG
- the moaA gene encoding GTP 3',8-cyclase MoaA produces the protein MNQVDYLRISLIDRCNFRCQYCMPEGVELDYILKQQLLTDEELLTLIQEVFIPVGFNQFRLTGGEPLLRPRVVDLVSAIASLPQTQDLSMTTNGFLLAPMAQNLYNAGLRRINISLDSLDPDIFDQIIGNQGRSRWQQVWQGIQAAHNVGFDPLKLNVVVIPGVNDHEVLDLAALTIDKQWHVRFIEFMPIGNMHLFGDRGWVSSADLRQLIRDHWGLTESQVRGAGPADVFKIPGAKGTLGFISQMSECFCDRCNRMRLSADGWLRPCLLNETGQIDLKTALRSGTSTTQLQEQVRHLLGIKPEINFKERDSGIVGTYTRTMSQIGG, from the coding sequence ATGAACCAGGTAGACTACCTCCGCATTAGCTTAATCGATCGCTGTAATTTTCGTTGTCAATACTGTATGCCAGAGGGAGTAGAACTGGACTATATTCTCAAGCAACAGCTGTTGACTGATGAGGAGCTGCTCACCTTAATTCAAGAGGTATTTATTCCAGTCGGTTTTAATCAGTTTCGTTTGACTGGGGGTGAACCCTTATTGCGTCCCCGTGTGGTGGATTTGGTTAGCGCGATCGCTTCTCTTCCCCAAACTCAAGACCTCTCAATGACCACCAACGGGTTTTTGCTGGCTCCGATGGCACAAAACCTTTACAATGCAGGTCTGCGACGAATTAATATTAGTCTTGACTCTCTTGATCCCGACATTTTTGACCAAATTATCGGTAATCAGGGTCGTTCTCGTTGGCAACAAGTTTGGCAGGGGATTCAAGCTGCCCATAATGTCGGATTCGACCCACTGAAGCTGAATGTGGTGGTAATTCCTGGCGTCAACGATCACGAGGTTTTAGATTTAGCCGCCCTAACAATTGACAAACAGTGGCACGTTCGATTTATTGAATTTATGCCCATTGGTAATATGCATTTGTTTGGCGATCGCGGTTGGGTATCTTCAGCCGATTTACGACAACTAATCCGCGATCATTGGGGCTTGACAGAATCTCAAGTTCGTGGTGCTGGGCCTGCTGACGTGTTTAAAATTCCCGGTGCGAAGGGGACACTGGGATTTATTAGTCAAATGTCAGAATGTTTTTGCGATCGTTGTAACCGGATGCGCCTGAGTGCCGATGGCTGGCTGCGTCCCTGTTTATTGAATGAAACTGGTCAAATAGATTTAAAAACCGCTCTGCGTTCTGGTACTAGCACCACTCAATTACAAGAACAGGTGAGGCATTTACTCGGAATCAAGCCAGAAATTAATTTTAAAGAGCGCGATTCTGGCATTGTAGGTACATATACCCGAACTATGTCGCAAATTGGCGGATGA
- the rpsD gene encoding 30S ribosomal protein S4 has protein sequence MSRYRGPRLRIVRRLGDLPGLTRKSARRAYPPGQHGQNRKKRSEYAIRLEEKQKLRFNYGLTEKQLLRYVRKARRVTGSTGQVLLQLLEMRLDNTVFRLGIAPTIPAARQLVNHGHVTVNGRVVNIASYQCRPGEVIAVRDRAQSRKLVEANLQYPGLANLPSHLEFDKNKLVGKVNSVIEREWVALQVNELLVVEYYSRQA, from the coding sequence ATGTCCCGATATAGAGGGCCACGCCTCAGAATTGTACGCCGCTTGGGCGATTTACCAGGATTGACTCGTAAAAGCGCCAGACGCGCTTATCCACCTGGTCAGCATGGTCAGAACCGTAAGAAACGCTCTGAGTATGCTATCCGTCTAGAGGAAAAGCAAAAGCTCCGCTTCAACTACGGTTTGACTGAAAAGCAATTGCTGCGCTATGTGCGGAAAGCCAGACGTGTTACTGGTTCTACCGGACAAGTGCTGCTGCAATTGCTAGAAATGCGCTTGGATAATACCGTTTTCCGTTTGGGTATAGCCCCGACTATCCCCGCAGCTCGTCAACTGGTGAATCACGGTCACGTAACTGTTAACGGTCGTGTGGTTAATATTGCCAGCTATCAATGCCGTCCTGGCGAAGTAATTGCAGTCAGGGATCGGGCACAATCACGGAAGTTGGTGGAAGCTAACTTGCAATATCCCGGTTTGGCCAACCTCCCCAGTCATTTGGAGTTTGACAAAAATAAGTTGGTTGGTAAAGTCAACAGTGTTATTGAAAGGGAATGGGTGGCATTACAAGTTAATGAACTACTTGTGGTGGAATACTACTCACGACAAGCGTAA
- the hetR gene encoding heterocyst differentiation master regulator HetR: MSNDIDLIKRLDPSAMDQIMLYLAFSAMRTSGHRHGAFLDAAATAAKCAIYMTYLEQGQNLRMTGHLHHLEPKRVKIIVEEVRQALTEGKLLKMLGSQEPRYLIQLPYVWLEKYPWQPGRSRVPGSSLTSEEKRQIEQKLPSNLPDAQLVSSFEFLDLIEFLHKRSQEDLPPEHQMPLSEALGEHIKRRLLYSGTVTRIDSPWGMPFYALTRPFYAPADDQERTYIMVEDTARYFRMMKDWAERRRNAMRLLEELDILPEKMQQAMEELDEVIRAWGDKYHQDGGIPVILQTAFGERED; encoded by the coding sequence ATGAGTAACGACATAGATCTGATCAAACGTCTTGACCCCAGTGCGATGGATCAGATCATGCTTTATCTGGCTTTTAGTGCCATGCGGACGAGTGGGCACAGGCATGGGGCATTTTTAGACGCAGCCGCAACGGCAGCAAAGTGTGCAATTTACATGACCTATTTGGAGCAGGGACAAAACCTGCGGATGACAGGGCATTTGCACCACCTGGAGCCAAAACGGGTAAAAATTATTGTAGAAGAAGTCAGACAGGCACTAACAGAAGGCAAACTATTAAAAATGTTGGGTTCTCAAGAACCTCGCTATTTGATTCAATTGCCTTATGTCTGGCTAGAAAAATATCCTTGGCAACCGGGGCGATCGCGCGTTCCTGGTAGCAGTCTGACAAGTGAAGAAAAAAGACAAATTGAGCAGAAACTGCCAAGTAATCTACCTGATGCCCAGTTAGTTAGCTCATTTGAGTTTCTGGATTTGATTGAGTTTTTGCACAAGCGATCGCAAGAAGACTTGCCCCCCGAACACCAAATGCCTTTGAGTGAAGCCTTGGGTGAGCATATCAAGCGCCGTCTGCTCTACTCAGGAACGGTAACACGCATTGATTCTCCTTGGGGAATGCCCTTCTACGCTCTTACCCGTCCTTTTTATGCCCCAGCAGACGATCAAGAACGCACTTACATCATGGTGGAAGATACCGCTCGGTATTTCCGAATGATGAAAGATTGGGCAGAACGGCGACGAAATGCCATGCGCTTGCTGGAAGAACTTGATATCCTCCCAGAAAAAATGCAGCAGGCTATGGAAGAATTGGATGAAGTTATCCGTGCCTGGGGAGATAAATATCACCAAGACGGAGGTATTCCAGTGATTTTACAGACGGCTTTTGGCGAAAGAGAAGACTAA
- a CDS encoding EamA family transporter, with protein sequence MGRFEKQPENPRVRGELSRAAENALWAVVEDLENLQQNVLRVLQEDVKRLQSEKNRLSDDIQSLLEEKEHLQQVRQITEQQVLIRQLAEVLAKHISSQLQSSLATLANQTIEGKSYDQAALKSAQVSSNVVVGEINEKVEHMFDSLDDTVTVTFNSLQQELKNYQSNLSQQLSRMYSQQQQGETILAEFVNRLHGELEKTIEETSRKPATAGTPTVLQFTEPEKNSSFETSPPPFGEVVRNSSEPISPIPNKFLERETKSEPTIVRENAANPISVPSKDLFQKETKSEPTIVRENAANPISVPSKDLSQKETKSEPTIVKENAANPISVPSKNLFQKETKSEPTIVRENTTNPISVPSKDLSQRETKSEPPAAVVPPPKDNATEPISILNKDLPESETTSEAPIASVLHPRAIQPSQKRNAAEPISVLRRNGSQSKAKSSPSTALEPPGSKPPQPRSPNSSGLSPIQKIGFLLIVLSAVVSSLYNIAIKVIFHEGSQIFGVLEVERLLPPTLGNILLILTLRFMVVVPLMVLLSPILHPRLWQDLESLANSVRGNPTSANAATKQILLFSIVSGCFLFLSQVLIYIAIAQVTTGMAIALFFVYPMVSGLLSWFLFRDRPTIFRIGAIAAICCGELLVLGASPTIGTSNTSMGSSTAILSGVAFAAYIILTRVCASKLHPVTFTLINFATMLLLSFICLMLPFWNLVVDPSKMLELVLSAFILGVLTLAGYLLNNVGISKLGGSRAALIGGTIPVLTVIFAGLIIQENLDFVQILGVLLVTFGAAAFSFETMRNQVKSSSPTN encoded by the coding sequence ATGGGGCGATTCGAGAAGCAACCAGAAAACCCGAGAGTCAGAGGCGAGCTATCCAGAGCAGCAGAAAATGCTCTTTGGGCTGTAGTTGAAGACTTAGAAAATCTTCAGCAGAATGTCCTCAGAGTGTTGCAAGAAGACGTAAAGCGGCTTCAGTCAGAAAAAAATCGGTTATCTGATGACATTCAAAGCTTGCTAGAGGAAAAAGAGCATTTACAACAAGTGCGCCAAATTACTGAACAGCAAGTGTTAATTCGTCAACTGGCAGAAGTTCTGGCAAAGCATATATCTTCACAACTGCAATCCTCTCTGGCGACTTTAGCTAACCAAACCATAGAGGGCAAGTCTTATGATCAAGCTGCGCTGAAATCCGCCCAAGTGAGCAGCAATGTTGTAGTAGGTGAAATCAATGAAAAAGTCGAACACATGTTTGACAGCCTGGATGACACCGTTACTGTTACCTTTAACTCGCTGCAACAGGAGCTGAAGAACTATCAAAGTAATCTTTCCCAACAGTTGTCACGGATGTATAGCCAGCAGCAGCAAGGGGAAACGATTTTGGCGGAGTTTGTTAATCGCCTGCATGGAGAACTAGAAAAAACTATAGAAGAAACTTCACGCAAACCAGCAACAGCAGGTACACCCACTGTTTTGCAGTTTACGGAGCCAGAGAAAAACAGTTCTTTTGAGACATCCCCGCCACCGTTTGGCGAAGTAGTAAGAAATTCCTCTGAGCCAATTTCCCCGATCCCTAATAAATTTTTAGAAAGGGAAACTAAATCAGAGCCGACGATTGTTAGAGAAAACGCCGCGAACCCAATTTCTGTTCCCAGCAAGGACTTGTTTCAAAAGGAAACTAAATCAGAGCCGACGATTGTTAGAGAAAACGCCGCGAACCCAATTTCTGTTCCCAGCAAAGACTTGTCCCAAAAGGAAACTAAATCAGAGCCGACGATTGTTAAAGAAAACGCCGCGAACCCAATTTCTGTCCCCAGCAAGAACTTGTTTCAAAAGGAAACTAAATCAGAGCCGACGATTGTTAGAGAAAACACTACGAACCCGATTTCTGTCCCCAGTAAGGACTTGTCCCAAAGGGAAACTAAATCAGAGCCTCCTGCTGCTGTAGTTCCGCCACCAAAGGACAATGCCACCGAACCAATTTCTATCCTCAATAAGGACTTACCGGAAAGCGAAACTACATCAGAGGCTCCGATCGCATCCGTGCTACACCCGAGAGCAATACAACCTTCACAAAAAAGAAACGCTGCTGAACCAATTTCTGTCCTCCGCAGGAACGGGTCACAGAGCAAAGCTAAATCTTCACCTTCTACCGCCCTAGAGCCGCCGGGATCAAAACCTCCACAACCGCGATCGCCTAATTCCTCAGGCTTATCACCCATCCAAAAAATCGGTTTCTTGCTGATTGTCTTATCGGCAGTGGTATCGTCGCTTTACAACATAGCCATCAAGGTAATTTTCCACGAAGGTTCCCAGATTTTTGGAGTATTAGAGGTAGAGCGGTTGCTGCCGCCGACTTTAGGCAATATTTTGTTAATTTTGACACTAAGGTTTATGGTAGTAGTACCATTGATGGTACTATTGTCTCCTATATTGCATCCAAGACTGTGGCAAGACCTAGAAAGCTTGGCTAATTCAGTCCGAGGAAATCCCACATCTGCCAATGCAGCTACCAAGCAGATTTTGCTGTTCTCGATTGTGAGTGGGTGCTTTTTGTTTTTGTCTCAGGTACTCATATACATTGCGATCGCTCAAGTCACAACTGGAATGGCGATCGCCCTGTTCTTTGTCTATCCGATGGTTAGTGGTTTATTGTCGTGGTTTCTGTTTCGCGATCGCCCTACCATATTCCGCATCGGTGCGATCGCTGCGATTTGCTGCGGTGAATTGTTGGTTTTAGGGGCTTCTCCCACCATCGGTACGAGTAATACTTCAATGGGAAGCAGCACCGCTATTCTTTCGGGTGTGGCTTTTGCTGCCTATATAATTCTGACGCGGGTTTGTGCTAGCAAACTGCATCCCGTGACTTTTACTTTAATTAACTTCGCTACCATGTTGTTGTTGAGCTTTATCTGCTTGATGCTACCTTTTTGGAACTTGGTAGTTGACCCCTCTAAGATGCTGGAACTGGTTTTAAGCGCATTTATTTTGGGTGTGCTGACTCTTGCAGGCTATTTGCTCAACAATGTTGGTATTAGTAAACTAGGTGGCTCACGAGCGGCGCTCATCGGTGGTACCATCCCAGTTTTAACCGTGATTTTCGCTGGGTTAATCATTCAAGAAAATTTGGATTTTGTGCAAATTCTGGGAGTGTTGTTAGTAACCTTTGGCGCGGCTGCTTTCAGCTTTGAAACAATGCGAAATCAGGTTAAATCCTCTAGTCCCACGAATTAA
- a CDS encoding inorganic phosphate transporter: protein MLITLVAVALLAFYVAWNLGANDVANAMGTSVGSKAVTLKQALIIAGVLEFAGAVLFGHEVTQTLATKIANPALFAATPQIFVVGMVTVLISCGVWLQIATSRGLPVSSSHAVVGAIAGFSWVALGVGAIDWSSIGLITTGWILTPLISGAIAALFYSQIKHWILEQPNQLVQLQEWIPWLSTLLLGVFGVIVLPSLTEPLTNFVIEQAGFPIPAYDIPLLTGAIAAVGLTIISWRQLQDLGEVEEKFSLQTQELPSIQNPKSQIQNPVERLFGRFQLLSACFVAFAHGSNDVGNAIAPLAAIVYINRTGSVPTDGITIPIWILILGGAGIVGGLAVWGKKVIATIGENIIALQPSSGFCAELATATTILIASRLGLPVSTSHALVGGVVGIGLVQNIKSIQFKTLQGIAAAWLITIPVSAGLCAAIFSIARILFL, encoded by the coding sequence ATGCTTATTACCCTAGTTGCAGTCGCTCTACTAGCCTTCTACGTCGCCTGGAATCTCGGAGCAAACGATGTTGCTAACGCAATGGGAACCTCTGTAGGTTCCAAAGCTGTTACCCTCAAACAGGCACTAATAATTGCTGGGGTATTAGAGTTTGCGGGTGCTGTATTGTTTGGGCATGAGGTAACCCAAACCCTAGCGACGAAAATTGCTAATCCCGCTTTATTCGCTGCTACGCCCCAAATATTCGTTGTTGGGATGGTAACGGTGCTAATTTCCTGTGGTGTGTGGTTGCAAATTGCCACATCACGCGGTTTACCTGTATCCTCTTCTCATGCAGTTGTTGGTGCGATCGCCGGATTTAGTTGGGTAGCTTTGGGAGTAGGTGCAATTGATTGGTCATCAATTGGCTTGATCACCACTGGCTGGATTTTAACGCCGTTAATTAGTGGTGCGATCGCCGCTTTATTTTACAGTCAAATCAAGCACTGGATTTTGGAGCAACCCAATCAACTAGTGCAGTTACAAGAGTGGATTCCCTGGTTGAGTACTCTACTGCTAGGTGTATTCGGCGTAATTGTATTACCATCGCTGACTGAACCGCTAACTAATTTTGTAATTGAGCAAGCTGGTTTTCCAATCCCTGCTTACGATATCCCACTCTTAACGGGTGCAATCGCAGCAGTTGGACTCACTATCATTAGTTGGCGACAATTGCAAGATTTGGGGGAAGTGGAGGAAAAATTTTCACTCCAGACTCAGGAATTACCATCAATCCAAAATCCAAAATCTCAAATCCAAAATCCCGTTGAGCGCTTATTCGGACGATTCCAACTGCTAAGTGCTTGCTTTGTAGCCTTTGCTCATGGTTCTAATGATGTGGGAAATGCGATCGCTCCTTTAGCTGCGATCGTCTACATCAATCGCACTGGTAGCGTACCTACAGATGGTATCACTATCCCCATTTGGATTTTAATCCTTGGTGGTGCTGGTATTGTTGGTGGTTTAGCTGTCTGGGGTAAAAAAGTCATCGCCACTATTGGCGAAAATATTATTGCCTTGCAACCTAGTAGTGGATTTTGTGCCGAACTTGCTACTGCTACCACTATCCTCATCGCCTCCCGGCTAGGTTTACCAGTCTCCACCTCCCACGCTCTCGTCGGCGGTGTAGTTGGTATTGGACTAGTGCAAAATATCAAGTCGATTCAGTTCAAAACATTACAAGGCATTGCCGCCGCATGGCTAATTACAATCCCTGTGAGTGCTGGCCTGTGCGCTGCCATCTTTAGCATCGCTCGGATTTTATTTTTGTAA
- a CDS encoding zinc-dependent dehydrogenase: MKAQVFRGVNQLSYEDIPVPTLEPDEVLVQVRVVGLCQSDIKKIRYPLYEPPRIFGHETAGTIAALGNNVKGWQIGQRVAVMHHIPCMRCAYCLNDNFSMCDVYKNISTTAGFNASGGGFADYVKVPGHIVQNGGLIPIPDRISFEEASFVEPTNCCLKAVKKAQIAPGQTVLVTGAGPIGLMFIMLAKYFGAKAIATDLLPSRIEKALSVGAEAAFDARDPDLPAKIHALTGGLGVDVTLLAVPSDKAFFQALDCTRKGGKILFFAEFPDEVEISINPNILYRREIDLIGSYSSSYRLQSLSADIVFNQRIDVQALISDRYPLKDLSAAVEVAIAPTPDTYKILIYP; encoded by the coding sequence GTGAAAGCACAAGTATTTAGAGGCGTCAATCAACTGTCTTACGAAGATATCCCAGTTCCAACTCTAGAACCAGATGAAGTGCTGGTACAGGTGCGGGTTGTGGGGTTGTGTCAGTCAGATATTAAAAAAATTCGTTATCCACTGTATGAACCGCCGCGCATTTTTGGACATGAAACTGCCGGCACGATCGCAGCACTAGGCAATAATGTCAAAGGTTGGCAAATTGGACAACGGGTAGCGGTGATGCACCACATCCCCTGTATGCGTTGCGCCTACTGCCTAAATGATAATTTTTCCATGTGCGATGTTTACAAAAACATTTCCACTACCGCAGGCTTTAACGCTAGTGGCGGCGGTTTTGCCGATTATGTCAAGGTTCCCGGACATATTGTCCAAAATGGTGGGCTGATTCCCATCCCCGATCGCATCAGTTTTGAAGAAGCGAGTTTTGTAGAACCGACTAACTGCTGCTTGAAAGCTGTGAAAAAAGCCCAAATTGCCCCAGGACAAACTGTGTTAGTTACTGGTGCTGGGCCAATTGGGTTAATGTTTATCATGTTGGCGAAGTATTTTGGAGCAAAAGCGATCGCCACCGATTTACTGCCCTCTAGAATCGAAAAAGCCTTGAGTGTCGGTGCAGAGGCGGCTTTTGATGCTCGTGATCCCGATTTACCAGCAAAAATCCATGCCCTAACTGGTGGACTGGGTGTTGATGTTACCCTGCTGGCTGTTCCTAGTGATAAAGCTTTCTTTCAAGCACTTGATTGTACCCGCAAAGGTGGCAAAATCTTGTTTTTCGCCGAATTCCCTGATGAGGTGGAAATTTCCATCAACCCCAATATCCTCTACCGTCGGGAAATTGACTTGATCGGCAGTTACAGCTCATCTTATCGGCTTCAGAGTCTATCAGCTGATATTGTATTTAATCAGCGGATTGACGTGCAAGCGTTGATTAGCGATCGCTATCCATTAAAAGATTTATCAGCAGCTGTGGAAGTTGCGATCGCACCCACACCGGATACTTATAAAATCTTAATTTATCCCTAA
- a CDS encoding PIN domain-containing protein encodes MYLRDTLLCVSEAGLYVPHWSQQILDGATRNLVNTGRLTTTQAMRLQGRIKEAFPTALIAVPDNIVQLMTNHPNDRHVLAAAVTAKADIIVTSNLKHFQDQDLAPWQIKAKSPDEFLTELYNLYPQQVIEVLQRQSQSLKKPPISFFELLELLSREAPRFTNNIKFQT; translated from the coding sequence ATGTACTTACGAGATACCCTATTGTGTGTGTCTGAGGCTGGGTTATATGTACCACATTGGTCGCAACAAATACTTGATGGCGCAACTCGTAATCTAGTAAATACAGGTAGACTCACAACTACCCAAGCTATGAGATTGCAAGGGAGAATTAAAGAAGCCTTTCCCACAGCACTAATCGCAGTTCCTGATAATATTGTTCAATTAATGACAAATCACCCTAACGATCGCCATGTTCTGGCTGCTGCTGTCACAGCTAAGGCTGATATAATTGTTACCTCAAACTTGAAGCATTTTCAAGATCAGGATTTAGCACCTTGGCAAATCAAAGCCAAATCTCCAGATGAGTTTTTAACTGAATTATATAATCTCTATCCGCAACAAGTAATTGAGGTATTACAGCGACAGTCTCAAAGTCTCAAAAAGCCACCCATAAGTTTTTTTGAGCTTCTAGAATTACTCAGTAGAGAAGCACCAAGATTTACAAACAATATTAAATTCCAAACTTGA
- a CDS encoding helix-turn-helix domain-containing protein: MNTFLSNQMPIDSSMITEAEAEAIKQLEHILNQENSQLKLVAANGEEMTIPDSVFHVLQQVVQTMASGKNVSIVTFNPELTTQQAADLLNVSRPYLIKLLEQGELPYIMVGTHRRVKFEDLKKYKQQKDTKRRQLLDELIAESQELGFYE; this comes from the coding sequence ATGAATACTTTCCTATCTAACCAAATGCCTATTGATTCCAGCATGATTACAGAAGCCGAAGCTGAAGCCATTAAGCAACTTGAACACATACTCAATCAGGAAAATAGTCAACTGAAATTAGTCGCAGCAAACGGCGAAGAAATGACTATTCCTGATTCTGTATTTCATGTATTACAGCAAGTAGTGCAGACAATGGCATCAGGGAAAAATGTATCTATAGTTACATTTAATCCAGAACTAACAACACAACAAGCGGCTGATTTGTTGAATGTATCACGTCCCTATCTGATTAAATTATTAGAGCAGGGTGAGCTTCCTTACATTATGGTAGGAACTCATAGACGGGTGAAATTTGAGGATTTAAAAAAATATAAACAGCAAAAGGATACTAAACGTAGACAACTGCTAGATGAATTAATAGCCGAAAGCCAAGAGTTAGGATTTTATGAGTAG
- a CDS encoding GNAT family N-acetyltransferase, which translates to MTIRHATETDLPAIVAIYNAAIPSRMATADLEPVSVESRLPWFKARSPSQRPLWVIEVEGVIAGWLSFQSFYGRPAYSTTAEISIYIAPHFHRCGLGRQLLAQAISESPSLGLKSLVCLIFAHNQPSLKLFETFGFQNWGHLPKIAEIDSVECDLVIMGLRIIDTPTA; encoded by the coding sequence ATGACTATTCGCCATGCAACTGAAACTGACTTGCCTGCTATTGTGGCAATTTATAATGCTGCAATTCCTAGCCGCATGGCAACCGCTGATTTAGAACCAGTATCTGTGGAAAGTCGCCTTCCTTGGTTTAAGGCGCGATCGCCTTCACAGCGCCCACTTTGGGTAATCGAAGTAGAGGGGGTAATTGCTGGATGGCTTAGTTTCCAATCCTTTTATGGGCGGCCCGCCTATAGTACGACTGCCGAAATTAGTATTTACATAGCCCCTCACTTTCATCGATGTGGTTTGGGACGACAACTATTAGCACAAGCAATTAGCGAAAGTCCTAGTTTGGGTTTAAAGTCCCTAGTATGCTTAATTTTTGCCCACAATCAACCCAGTTTAAAACTTTTTGAAACATTTGGTTTTCAAAATTGGGGACATTTACCTAAAATTGCCGAAATTGACAGTGTTGAATGCGACTTAGTGATCATGGGACTCCGAATTATTGACACTCCCACAGCTTGA
- the dacB gene encoding D-alanyl-D-alanine carboxypeptidase/D-alanyl-D-alanine endopeptidase: MTRKISLGLMLLFLGTQIGVTQSAAKAQTPVAPTTTTKSICSTRLGTAIDAVINRPLFSRGRWGILVQPLSTGTTLYSRDAQKYFTPASNLKLLTTAAALQQLGANFRIRTSIYQNGNGILRVVGRGDPSLSDTQLQTLAQQLKQKGITQIQRLIADDSYIQGDIVNPTWQWEDVESDYGAPVSSFILNQNIFSLKLVPQAVGKSLQVLWTDAGEAKQWRIINQSVTVAQNQPTYVNVTRELSGTVLRIQGQLTTNSEPSLIDLPVVDPNYYFLRRFRTALATEKITLGQTLVVSGGVNQEEIAFVESPPLSELLMETLQNSNNLYAEALLRALAVKKIRVKNQTSADVGLEVVKASLTQLGVDPANYVLVDGSGLSRRNLVTPEAFVQTLRGIAKIPAAYVYRASLPVAGKSGTLKGRFQDTPAEGIVQAKTGTLTGVISLSGYMNAPKYEPLVFSIIVNQSEQPATVVRQAIDEIVVLLAQLQRC; encoded by the coding sequence ATGACCAGAAAAATTTCTCTTGGCTTAATGCTGCTGTTTCTGGGTACTCAAATTGGTGTTACCCAGTCAGCAGCTAAAGCACAAACCCCAGTTGCACCAACAACCACCACAAAATCAATTTGCTCTACTCGACTGGGAACAGCTATAGATGCTGTAATCAATCGTCCTTTATTTAGTCGGGGGCGCTGGGGAATTTTGGTGCAACCCCTGTCAACTGGGACAACTCTTTACAGTCGGGATGCTCAGAAATATTTTACTCCCGCGTCTAACCTCAAATTGCTGACAACAGCAGCTGCATTGCAGCAATTGGGTGCTAATTTTCGGATTCGCACCTCAATTTATCAGAATGGCAATGGTATTTTACGTGTTGTCGGTAGGGGAGATCCCAGCTTAAGTGATACTCAGCTGCAAACATTGGCACAGCAGCTAAAACAGAAAGGTATTACCCAAATTCAGCGGTTGATAGCTGATGATAGTTATATTCAAGGTGATATTGTTAACCCCACCTGGCAATGGGAAGATGTGGAGTCAGACTATGGCGCACCTGTCAGCAGCTTTATTCTAAATCAAAATATTTTTAGCTTAAAACTTGTACCACAGGCTGTAGGTAAATCTTTACAAGTGCTGTGGACTGATGCTGGCGAGGCGAAACAGTGGCGGATAATTAATCAGTCAGTAACCGTTGCCCAAAATCAACCAACCTACGTCAACGTTACCCGCGAATTATCAGGAACAGTATTACGAATTCAAGGACAACTAACAACAAATTCTGAACCGTCATTAATAGATTTGCCAGTAGTTGACCCTAATTATTACTTCTTACGGCGCTTCCGTACTGCTTTGGCAACAGAAAAAATTACCTTGGGGCAAACATTAGTAGTAAGTGGTGGTGTTAATCAAGAAGAAATAGCATTTGTAGAGTCGCCACCTTTATCTGAGTTATTAATGGAAACTCTTCAGAATAGTAATAATCTTTATGCTGAAGCACTGCTGAGAGCATTAGCTGTGAAAAAAATCAGAGTTAAAAATCAGACTAGCGCTGATGTAGGTTTGGAAGTTGTCAAAGCGAGTTTAACTCAATTGGGAGTTGATCCCGCAAATTATGTTTTAGTGGATGGTTCGGGTTTATCACGTCGTAACTTAGTGACACCAGAAGCTTTTGTGCAAACTTTGCGAGGAATAGCAAAAATACCAGCAGCATATGTGTATCGCGCATCTTTACCCGTAGCTGGAAAAAGCGGAACCTTGAAGGGCCGCTTTCAAGATACACCTGCTGAGGGCATTGTACAAGCAAAAACAGGTACTTTAACGGGTGTGATTTCCCTCTCTGGATATATGAATGCGCCTAAATATGAGCCGTTGGTTTTTAGTATTATCGTGAATCAATCGGAGCAACCTGCAACAGTTGTGCGCCAAGCTATTGATGAAATTGTTGTGTTGCTAGCACAGTTACAGCGTTGTTAA